The DNA region ACGTTCATTTCAAAGGTAACAATTTACAACAATGGGCCTTATATTCATGAATAAAAATTTAATTTTGCACCACACAAAACAGATATGGGCCAATTCAAACAAACTGTAGCTTTAAAGGATGTTAAATGTTTTGCCTTACACGGATATTATCCAGAAGAGCAACTTATTGGAAATCATTTTATTGTAGATTTGGAAACCGAGTTTTTACCGAAAAGCTTTGATGATGAGCTCGCCCAAACCGTAAATTACGAAGATTTGAACGGCATCATTCAGGAGGAGATGAAAAACACTCAAAAGCTTTTAGAAACGGTTTTAAACAATATGATCTCAAAAGTGATTGCGCTTTATCCTTTCGTAGAAACGGTAAATGTGAGCATCAAAAAGCTAAATCCACCAATGCCGGGCCAAATCGGGCATTCATTTGTTAAACTGTCCTATACATCATTAAAATAGAAATGAATTTTACCAAAATAAATGCTGAAATATTAGCAGAGATCAAAGCTGCAATCGGCGAAGAAAAAATTTTTACGGATGCCGAAAACCTCGATCATTATAGCCACGACGAAACGGAAGACCTTCGTTTTCAGCCCGAGGTGGTGGTTAAACCCACTTCGCCCGAAGATATTTCAGCCTTATTGAAAATCTGCAACGCATACCAGGTTCCGGTAACGCCCCGCGGCGGTGGCACGGGCTTGAGTGGTGCAGCCTTGCCGATTTATGGCGGTGTTTCTTTATCGATGGAGAAATTTAAATCTATTATTGATATCGATACCGAAAATTTACAGGCCACTGTTGAGCCAGGCGTTATTACTGAGGAGTTTATCAATGCTGTGGCCGAAAAAGGGCTCCTTTACCCGGTAGATCCGAGTAGTAAAGGCTCGTGCTTTATTGGTGGAAATGTGGCGCACGGCTCCGGCGGACCGAGGGTTGTAAAGTACGGAACGATACGCGAGTATATTTTAAACTTAGAAGTGGTTTTGCCCAATGGAGATATTATTTGGACCGGGGCTAATACTTTAAAATATGCCTCGGGTTATAATTTAACACAGCTGATGATCGGCTCGGAAGGAACTTTGGGCGTAGTTACAAAAATCGTAACCAAGCTTTTGCCCAAGCCAAGTCAATCTGTTTTAATGATGGGGTCGTTCAGTACAAATGAAGCCGCCTGTGCTGCGGTTTCGGCAATTTTCAGAGCAGGTGTTACGCCGTCTGCGCTGGAGTTTATGGAGCGGAGAGGCGTAGAGTGGGTAATCAAATTCGACGACATTAAGTTCGATTTAAAAGATGATGTGGCGGCCTTGCTGATGATTGAGTTTGATGGCGACGATTTGGACGACATCTTTAAAAATTGTGAAAAAGCAAATATCGTTCTCGAAGAGCACAATTGTACCGAAGTTTTGTTTGCCGATACAGCAGCGCAAAAAGAAGAGTTGTGGCGGATGCGCAGAACGATGGCCGAATCAGTAAAATCGAACTCGGTGTATAAGGAAGAAGATACGGTTGTACCTCGTGCGGCATTACCCAAATTAATTAACGGCATTAAAGAAGTGGGCGCCAAATACGGCTTCGAAAGCGTGTGTTACGGCCATGCCGGCGATGGCAATCTGCACGTAAATATCATTAAGGCCGGAATGAGCGACCAAGATTGGAAAGACAAGCTGAAGTTCGGTATCGCAGAAATTTTTGAACTGACCACTGCGCTGGGTGGAACTTTATCTGGCGAACATGGAATAGGACTGGTTCAGAAAGAATTTATGCCGATCAAATATTCTGAAATTCATTTGAACCTTATGCGGGGAATTAAACAGGTGTTCGATCCGAAAGGAATAATGAATCCCGGGAAGATAATGCCTGACTAAAGAAGAGGCTGTGTCAAAAAGCAAAACGACACCCTAGCTCAGATCGGATAGCTATCGGATTTTATTTGGCGCCTTAAACCTCTCCCTTTTAATGGCGCTGGTTTTTGTTCTGTCTGTACATCCCTCTCCTCGAGGAGAGGGAAAGCAAAGGCATTGCTTTTAACCCAAACGTTGATAGGGAGAGGTTAGGAACCGCAAGGCAAAATTAATTTGGAAGGGAAATTTATGCAATGGGATCCCTTTGTACTGTAGGCATCCCTTTGGGAGGAAAAAGTCGACTGTTCGATACAGCCTCTTCTTTGATTATTGCAATTGCTCAAACCCCAGCATTTTCTGCTTAGCCGTTTCGGGTATTGCCGTTGGTCTGTTAGTGGTATAATCAACGGCGATGCAAACGGTTTTGCCCTTGCTGCAAATCACTTCTTCAGTGCCTTTTAGCTTCACAATTTGGTAATCCAGATCGAAGCTCGTATTGCCAATCCTCGACGTTTTTACATGTACGGCAATTTTATCGCCCATTACGATAGGTAAAATGTAATCCAGTTCTGCATGCGCAATCACAATCCCGGTTTTCTTCCAGTCCCATTTCACAATCTCCTCCCAGTACTTCGAACGGGCGATTTCCAGATAGGTAAAATAAACAGAATTGTTCACATGCCCCATTAAATCGAAATCTACAAAGCGGAGATGGATGTTCGTTTTATAGTTGAATTCGTCTGAAAAAGCTCTGGTTTCTGCCAATTTGTCTTTTATGGTTTGCTTTTTTTGCCAAAATGTCTTAAAAATCATATGTTTTCGCTTTGGTATGTAAGTTGAATAAGGGATAATATCAATTAAAAATTAAAAAAACCAGAGATATGACACTTGTAAATTTTAACAACAGAACCCGTAACACAGCTCCTTACTTTAACAATGTTTTCGATTCATTGTTTAGCGATGCAATAACTAAAAATAAAATGGTTGACAAATCGCCAAATGTAAATATTTACGAAAACGAAACAGCGTACGTAATTGAGTTGGCCGCACCGGGTTTAAAGAAAGAAGATTTTCAAATCAACCTAAAAAAAGATACGCTTTCTGTTTGGGCAGAAGTTAAAAAAGAAGAAACTGCGACAGCTAAAGATTTTACCCGCAAAGAATTTGATTATAGCTCATTTGCAAGATCATTTAACTTGCCAGAAACAGCTGACGGTGACAAAATTACTGCTGAATATAAAGATGGTATTTTAAGCATCAATATCAGCAAAAAAGACGATTCGAAATTACAACACAGAGAAATTTCGGTATCGTAAATAGGATATTCTCGAAAGAGGGTTTTTCATAATAGTTTAGTTTAGGAAAATGGTTATGAAGCTTGCGACAGCTTGTTGAAAGTAAGTTTGATTGATAACTGACGCAGGTTTCATAATAGTTTAAGTTTAGGTTTATAAGGTTAGCATCGGATGATGCTAACCTTATTTATTTGAGCAGGATTTGAAAGATTTAAGGATGTCCATGATAAAGCATAGGTTTCAAAAGCCAAAATGAATTAATTAACTAAATATTCTTCCTTTAGCCGGATTTTCAGGATAATGTGAGTATCTTACAAATGCAAAAAGAAATTGAACGAATTGGGTATTGATTTTTTTAACTGTAAGCCTGAAAATATAATCCCGCGTTGTTGTAGTCTTTCATTCCGTTAATTTAAATAAAATGGATATCGACAATTTAACTTATCGGGTAAATGGCTGTGCAATGAAAGTTCACAACGTTTTGGGAAATGGCTTTCAAGAGGTTATCTATCAACGTTGTTTAGCGATTGAACTGGAAAAGGCCGGAATTAAATTTAGGAGAGAAGTTGAGCAGGAAATTTTTTATGATGGCTTAGTTGTTGGGAAAAGACGAGCAGACTTTGTTATTGAAGGTATACTTACCGTAGAAGTTAAAGCATGTATCAATTTAGAAAACCAACATTTGTCGCAAGCAAAAAACTATGTTATAGCTTATAATTTCGATATTGGGTTATTGATTAATTTTGGTTCAACAAGTTTGCAATTTAAAAAGATTTACAATCAAAAAAATAGGATTTACAAGATTTGAATCTGTTAATAAAAATGTGTCCATTATGGAAAACAAAAAGAATAGGGTTTCTTAGTAGTGTCATTTTGAAAACGGCGCTTCTTTCGCGATCTATGATCTTGAAAATCCGTTAATCCTATAAATCCTGCTCCATTTTTGTTATTTTTGCACTATGGCACGAGAAATTCTGGATACTAAACGTAAAGCACTTAAAATAAATCTTGACCCTAGAATCTATGGTACTTTCGCCGAAATCGGAGCAGGGCAGGAGGTTTCGCGAAATTTTTTTAACGCTGGTGCAGCGTCTGGAACGGTAGCCAAAACCATGTCGGCCTACGACATGACCTTTAGTGATGCCATTTATGGGGCGGAAACCAACGGACGCTATGTTTCTCAAAACAGATTGCTGCAAATGCTCGATCACGAGTTTGGTTTGCTCAACGAACGCCTATCGGGCGAAAAGTACGAGAGCCGAAGATTTTTTGCGTTCGCCGACACGGTGACTACCTTAAACTACAAACGTACAAACGAGCCGCACGGGTGGGTTGGTATTCGTTTTCAGCACGAACCCGGCGGGTTGCCGAATGAAATATTTTTCCATGTGAGGTTACTCGATACCGATGTAAATATGCAGCAACGGGTGTTGGGAATTATCGGTGTAAATTTGATTTATGCTGCTTTTTACCATTATCAAGATCCTAAATTAATGGTCGAATCGCTGGCGGATAACCTCACCATTGGCTCCGTTGAAATAGATTTGATTTCGGTTAAAGGGCCTGCTTTTCCAAATGCAGATAATGTGCTGCTCAATCTTTATATGATTGTGAAGGATTTTTCGGCAGCAGCGATCTTCGATGCAGATGCCCATCCCCGCCAGGCCAAGGATCTTCTTTATAAAAAAGACATCATGATTTTAAGGACCAAATATGGTCAGAAATCGTTACCCAACTTCAATTTGTTTAATAAAGCCACCGACCAGTTTAAGCGAACCAATAAGGTAAACGACGACAACCTTGCGGTTATGATTGAGGTTTTATTAACTAATGTGTTAACTGATGACCAGGAAACGCCGGATGATATTGATTTAGAGGCGGTAGCCAAACGTACGCTCGAAATGTGCGATACCGGTAACCTGGTAATTGTATCAAACTTTACCCGTCATAACCGGCTAGCAAAGTATTTGGCCCGTTGTAAGCCGAAAAGCGTGGGAATGGCCACCAATATTAATAACTTAAAGTTTGTGTTTAACTCAACCAACTTTAAGGGCGAAAATTACTCAGGCCAATTGCTAAGCTACGTTAACGATATGTTTAATACGAACGTTCGATTGTTCGCTTATCCATTCTTTAGCAAAAAAGCCAATGAGGTAATTACAACCAAAAATATGCCTGTAACTGCGGAGGCCAAACCATTGTTCGATTTTCTATTGATTAATGGCTATATTACCGATATTGAAGATTATAACGAAAACGAAGTAAAAACGGCTTAATAATCTACCTCATTTCGAACCGGAGTTTTTTTTCCGAACGGATGCCTTTGGCACAGCTCAGGGAGAAATCCGTTAGCTAAGTACTACTGGCTTCGAGTCTGTACCTATCCGGGAGAGATATCTCAACCGATAAAGGATCGGTTTTCGATATGACGGGGAGTTTGAGGGGTCCGTACGACGATGCACATTTTTCGCGTCATTTTTTCGAGGTTGCTGTCATCCTGAACGCAGTGAAGGATCCCCAAGCGATGTAACACTTGCTTCAACAAAGCACAAGCCTTTAAGCCACTGCTATTAGCATGAGATATCTCAACCGATGAAGGATCCGTTTTTGATATGACGGTTTATGCTATAGACCAAGTCAAAATCGAAGAACTTCGGTTTCTAAGTAACGGGCATATCAGCTAAACTGTAAGCACCGAACCTGCATTAGTAACATCCAAAGTATGGTTTAGGCCACAGCGCAGTGCAAAATTATTCCTTTGATGGCCGACTGGAAAGTCGAAAGCAACAGGATAATCGTATTCTTTAATTTTTTCGATCACAATTTCATAAACAGTCTTTCCGAATTCTTCGCCTTCATCATCGGGCTTCACTTTAAAGCCACCAATAATCAGCCCCGCCAGATTTTTTAACTTCCCGCTTCGTTTCAAATTCCAAAGCATTCTGTCGATACTATACAGATATTCTCCCGTATCTTCAATAAAAAGGAGCTTACCCTTCGTGTCTAAATCCGAGCTGCTGCCGGACAGGGTTTCTATGATACTCAAATTTCCGCCAACCAAAATTCCATTGGTTCTGCCAGGCCGATTATTATTGTTCGGAGGGGCGTTATATGTCATCTGTTGGCCCAGTAAGCTGTTTTTTATCGAGAGGATTGTTTCAATCTGAATGGGCTCAGCAGTTGCCCAGTTGCTAGGGAAGCTGTTGCACATTTTAGAATGAATGGACGCAATGCCATAGTTTTTGGCCAAATGACAGTGCAGCACCGTTACATCGCTAAAACCGATAATCCATTTTGGGTTTTTCTTAAATTTAGAGAAATCGAGCCGATCTATTATTCGTACCAGCCCATAGCCACCTCGGGCACACATAATGGCTTTTATGTTATCGTTATCCAGCATTTCCTGTAAATCCGCTATGCGTTCCTCGTCAGTTCCACCAAAGGTGAAATCTCTTTTACCAATGGTGCTGCCAACGCTTATATTAAAACCCCAGCTTTGCATTTGTAAAACGGCGGGCTGTATTTCGTCTACGGTGATGAATCCCGCAGGACTGGTAATTCCGATGTTATCGCCCGATTTTAAATATTGTGGCGTTTTAAAAGATGAATTTTCGGTTTGAACGGTCTTTGCCAACACTTTGAAGGGAGGAAGTAGGGCCGAAGCAGCAGCTAATGAAGCAAGGAAATGTTTTCTGTTCATCGATATATTAAGGATGTAATTTGCAGTGGCCTAATATATGATTTAAAATTTTTGCGTAAAAGAAAAGGGATTTATATCCATAAATCCCTTTTTTTAAACCAAACAAATTAATCTGTAAAAGATTAGTATAATGTGAATTATATAGATAACCAAAAACCCAATAAAATGTTTGCGGATTTGAGAAAAATATTAATGTGATTGCAATTTATTGAACGATGAGCCTAAACAGAGTGGTACTCGATGAATTTAAATATCGATTGGAATAAATTTCCCTTATTTTTGCAGAAAATAATTTCCTTTTGAAAACAGAGATCTTTGCCATAACGCCGCCATTTACCCAGCTGAATACTCCATATCCGGCAACTGCGTATATAAAAGGCTTTCTGAACACAAAAAATATTCCATCTACGCAGGCCGATTTGGGCATCGAAGTTATTCTTCAGCTTTTCTCTAAAAATGGTTTAACCGATTTATTCTGTTACACTCATCGGAGTCGAAGTGTAAAACCAACAAGCGACAATGCGAAACGGATTTCTGCTTTAAAAGACGAATATATTAGAACGATTGATGCTGTTATTTCCTTTCTGCAAGGAAAAAACCCAACATTGGCGCTACAGATTTGCGGAGATGATTTTCTGCCGCAGGCCTCACGCTTTTCGCAGCTGGAGGAATTGGATTGGGCCTTTGGTGCAATGGGAACGCAAGATAAAGCCAAGCATTTGGCAACGCTTTATCTCGAAGACATTTCGGATTATATTGTGGAATGCCTTGATGAAAACTTTGGGTTTAGCCGCTATGCAGAGCGCCTTGGCCGAAGTGCAAATGCCTTCGACGAATTGTACGACGCGTTACAGCAGGAACCTACTTACATCGATAATTTACTAATATCGGTTTTAAAAGAAAAGATCGAAACCATCCAACCTCAATTGTTTTTAATTTCGGTGCCTTTTCCCGGAAATTTGTACAGCGCCTTTCGCTGTGCGCAATGGGTAAAACGCAACCATCCGGAAATTAAGATTTCTATGGGCGGTGGTTTTCCGAATACTGAATTACGCTCGCTATCGGATAAGCGTGTATTTGAATTTTTCGATTTCATCACGCTGGATGACGGTGAATTGCCAATTGAACTGCTAATTCAAAATACCTCTGGCAACGTGCCAATCGAAATGCAAACCTACAAACGAACATTTTTGCTCGAACACGAAGAAGTAGTTTATAAAAACGATTCGTTTAGGAACGATTATAAGCAGGCAGACGTGGGTACGCCAGATTATTCTGATTTGCTGCTCGACAGTTATATTTCCGTAATCGAAATTGTAAACCCAATGCACCGCATGTGGAGTGACGGCCGTTGGAACAAGCTTACCATGGCACACGGATGTTACTGGGGCAAATGCACATTTTGCGATATTTCGTTGGATTACATTAAGGTTTACGAACCTGTTCAGGCAGGTCAAATTGTCGATCGGATTGAGGAATTATCGGTTAAAACGGGGCAAAACGGATTTCACTTTGTTGATGAGGCAGCTCCGCCGGCATTGATGCGGGAAGTGGCATTGGAAATAATCCGCAGAAAATTGTCGGTTACCTGGTGGACAAATATCCGCTTTGAAAAGAGTTTTACAGCCGATTTATGTTTGTTGCTGAAAGCTTCGGGCTGTATTGCGGTTTCGGGTGGGTTAGAGGTTGCTTCTGATCGGTTATTGAAACTGATTGACAAAGGCGTAACGGTAGAGCAGGTGGCCAAGGTTACGCAAAATTTTACCGCTGCAGGCATTATGGTTCATGCTTATTTAATGTACGGTTACCCAACGCAAACGGTGCAAGAAACTGTCGATAGTTTGGAGATGGTTCGTCAACTCTTCGAGGCGGGTGTGTTGCAATCGGGTTTCTGGCACCAATTCGCCATGACTGCTCACAGTCCGGTGGGCCTATACCCCGAAAAGTTTGGTGTAGTTAAAGAAACTGAAAT from Pedobacter endophyticus includes:
- a CDS encoding FAD-binding oxidoreductase; the protein is MNFTKINAEILAEIKAAIGEEKIFTDAENLDHYSHDETEDLRFQPEVVVKPTSPEDISALLKICNAYQVPVTPRGGGTGLSGAALPIYGGVSLSMEKFKSIIDIDTENLQATVEPGVITEEFINAVAEKGLLYPVDPSSKGSCFIGGNVAHGSGGPRVVKYGTIREYILNLEVVLPNGDIIWTGANTLKYASGYNLTQLMIGSEGTLGVVTKIVTKLLPKPSQSVLMMGSFSTNEAACAAVSAIFRAGVTPSALEFMERRGVEWVIKFDDIKFDLKDDVAALLMIEFDGDDLDDIFKNCEKANIVLEEHNCTEVLFADTAAQKEELWRMRRTMAESVKSNSVYKEEDTVVPRAALPKLINGIKEVGAKYGFESVCYGHAGDGNLHVNIIKAGMSDQDWKDKLKFGIAEIFELTTALGGTLSGEHGIGLVQKEFMPIKYSEIHLNLMRGIKQVFDPKGIMNPGKIMPD
- a CDS encoding B12-binding domain-containing radical SAM protein; this encodes MKTEIFAITPPFTQLNTPYPATAYIKGFLNTKNIPSTQADLGIEVILQLFSKNGLTDLFCYTHRSRSVKPTSDNAKRISALKDEYIRTIDAVISFLQGKNPTLALQICGDDFLPQASRFSQLEELDWAFGAMGTQDKAKHLATLYLEDISDYIVECLDENFGFSRYAERLGRSANAFDELYDALQQEPTYIDNLLISVLKEKIETIQPQLFLISVPFPGNLYSAFRCAQWVKRNHPEIKISMGGGFPNTELRSLSDKRVFEFFDFITLDDGELPIELLIQNTSGNVPIEMQTYKRTFLLEHEEVVYKNDSFRNDYKQADVGTPDYSDLLLDSYISVIEIVNPMHRMWSDGRWNKLTMAHGCYWGKCTFCDISLDYIKVYEPVQAGQIVDRIEELSVKTGQNGFHFVDEAAPPALMREVALEIIRRKLSVTWWTNIRFEKSFTADLCLLLKASGCIAVSGGLEVASDRLLKLIDKGVTVEQVAKVTQNFTAAGIMVHAYLMYGYPTQTVQETVDSLEMVRQLFEAGVLQSGFWHQFAMTAHSPVGLYPEKFGVVKETEIIGAFANNDINYIDKTGIDHNKFSYGLKKSLFNFMHGVCFDYQLQDWFDFKIPRTTVATDFIERALNNDDRFNIKPTAKVVWIGGEPNAEYYKKSKKGNTWEMAALTFHHKKETFTVQTNKMEGEWLVSILNKIHVSNRKVHTFAEVKVDFETEMDNFELFWFSKPVNTLREFGLLVI
- a CDS encoding GxxExxY protein, translating into MDIDNLTYRVNGCAMKVHNVLGNGFQEVIYQRCLAIELEKAGIKFRREVEQEIFYDGLVVGKRRADFVIEGILTVEVKACINLENQHLSQAKNYVIAYNFDIGLLINFGSTSLQFKKIYNQKNRIYKI
- a CDS encoding nicotinamide mononucleotide adenylyltransferase: MAREILDTKRKALKINLDPRIYGTFAEIGAGQEVSRNFFNAGAASGTVAKTMSAYDMTFSDAIYGAETNGRYVSQNRLLQMLDHEFGLLNERLSGEKYESRRFFAFADTVTTLNYKRTNEPHGWVGIRFQHEPGGLPNEIFFHVRLLDTDVNMQQRVLGIIGVNLIYAAFYHYQDPKLMVESLADNLTIGSVEIDLISVKGPAFPNADNVLLNLYMIVKDFSAAAIFDADAHPRQAKDLLYKKDIMILRTKYGQKSLPNFNLFNKATDQFKRTNKVNDDNLAVMIEVLLTNVLTDDQETPDDIDLEAVAKRTLEMCDTGNLVIVSNFTRHNRLAKYLARCKPKSVGMATNINNLKFVFNSTNFKGENYSGQLLSYVNDMFNTNVRLFAYPFFSKKANEVITTKNMPVTAEAKPLFDFLLINGYITDIEDYNENEVKTA
- a CDS encoding Hsp20/alpha crystallin family protein: MTLVNFNNRTRNTAPYFNNVFDSLFSDAITKNKMVDKSPNVNIYENETAYVIELAAPGLKKEDFQINLKKDTLSVWAEVKKEETATAKDFTRKEFDYSSFARSFNLPETADGDKITAEYKDGILSINISKKDDSKLQHREISVS
- a CDS encoding acyl-CoA thioesterase: MIFKTFWQKKQTIKDKLAETRAFSDEFNYKTNIHLRFVDFDLMGHVNNSVYFTYLEIARSKYWEEIVKWDWKKTGIVIAHAELDYILPIVMGDKIAVHVKTSRIGNTSFDLDYQIVKLKGTEEVICSKGKTVCIAVDYTTNRPTAIPETAKQKMLGFEQLQ
- a CDS encoding S66 peptidase family protein, which produces MNRKHFLASLAAASALLPPFKVLAKTVQTENSSFKTPQYLKSGDNIGITSPAGFITVDEIQPAVLQMQSWGFNISVGSTIGKRDFTFGGTDEERIADLQEMLDNDNIKAIMCARGGYGLVRIIDRLDFSKFKKNPKWIIGFSDVTVLHCHLAKNYGIASIHSKMCNSFPSNWATAEPIQIETILSIKNSLLGQQMTYNAPPNNNNRPGRTNGILVGGNLSIIETLSGSSSDLDTKGKLLFIEDTGEYLYSIDRMLWNLKRSGKLKNLAGLIIGGFKVKPDDEGEEFGKTVYEIVIEKIKEYDYPVAFDFPVGHQRNNFALRCGLNHTLDVTNAGSVLTV
- a CDS encoding dihydroneopterin aldolase, with translation MGQFKQTVALKDVKCFALHGYYPEEQLIGNHFIVDLETEFLPKSFDDELAQTVNYEDLNGIIQEEMKNTQKLLETVLNNMISKVIALYPFVETVNVSIKKLNPPMPGQIGHSFVKLSYTSLK